From Elephas maximus indicus isolate mEleMax1 chromosome 1, mEleMax1 primary haplotype, whole genome shotgun sequence, a single genomic window includes:
- the C1H6orf226 gene encoding uncharacterized protein C6orf226 homolog: MERSGSTTSRVRAPTAVQSDPASVTLTQLVQLVQQGQELPGLERRDIVATQGEPTASQLPRRPKPWEAAACVPSRAPPTVGWRSRPEPGSAEVSTARP; encoded by the coding sequence ATGGAGCGGTCCGGAAGCACGACCTCCCGCGTCCGAGCTCCCACAGCCGTGCAGAGCGACCCGGCCTCGGTGACCCTGACGCAACTTGTGCAGCTGGTCCAGCAGGGCCAGGAGCTCCCGGGCCTGGAGAGGCGCGACATCGTGGCGACCCAAGGGGAGCCCACGGCGTCCCAGCTCCCGCGGAGGCCCAAGCCCTGGGAGGCCGCGGCCTGTGTGCCGTCCCGCGCGCCGCCGACTGTCGGCTGGAGGAGCCGCCCCGAGCCCGGCTCGGCCGAGGTGTCGACCGCGCGGCCGTAA
- the RPL7L1 gene encoding 60S ribosomal protein L7-like 1: MSSRRSLGKMAEEEPRKKIPLVPENLLKKRKAYQALKATQAKKALLEKKKQRKGKGFRFKRLESFLLDSQRKQRDRVRIRRLEVKPHGLEAPDGHSLAFAVRIQRINGVSVLVRKTIARLRLRKIFSGVFVKVTPITLKMLRIVEPYVTWGFPNLKSVRELILKRGQAKLKNKTIPLTDNTVIEEHLGKFGVICLEDLIHEIAFPGKYFQVISQFLCPFHLSVARHATKNKVGFLKEMGSPGYRGESINQLIRQLN, from the exons ATGAGCAGTAGACGCAGCCTTGGAAAGATGGCGGAGGAAGA GCCAAGAAAAAAGATCCCTTTGGTTCCAGAAAATctcctgaaaaagaggaaggcttatCAGGCCCTCAAAGCCACCCAGGCAAAGAAGGCacttttggaaaagaagaag CAGAGAAAAGGGAAAGGATTCAGGTTTAAGCGACTGGAATCGTTCCTTCTTGATTCCCAGCGAAAGCAGCGTGACAGGGTGCGCATCAGACGACTAGAAGTGAAACCTCATGGCTTGGAAGCGCCAGATGGACATTCCTTGGCCTTTGCGGTACGCATCCAAAG GATTAACGGGGTGAGCGTTCTGGTGCGGAAGACCATTGCAAGACTTCGCCTGAGGAAGATTTTCAGTGGTGTCTTTGTGAAAGTGACCCCTATAACCTTAAAAATGTTGCGTATAGTAGAACCTTATGTGACATGGGG ATTTCCAAATCTGAAGTCTGTCCGGGAACTCATCCTGAAACGTGGACAAGCCAAGCTCAAGAATAAGACCATCCCGCTGACAGACAACACAGTGATCGAGGAGCACCTAG GGAAGTTCGGTGTCATTTGCTTGGAAGATCTCATTCATGAAATTGCCTTCCCGGGAAAGTATTTCCAGGTGATCTCACAGTTCTTGTGCCCTTTCCACCTCTCTGTGGCCCGTCATGCTACCAAGAATAAAGTAGGCTTTCTCAAGGAGATGGGCTCACCTGGCTATCGTGGTGAAAGCATCAATCAACTCATCCGGCAGCTGAACTAA